A window of Ignavibacterium sp. contains these coding sequences:
- a CDS encoding response regulator produces MKRILVIDDLPENVFMLQDRLEHEGYEVITAYNGSTGIEKALTELPDLILLDVMMPDITGIEVCRRLVNDPATKDIPIILVTAKSGAEDTKEGLEAGAFDYIKKPFNRVELLARVKSALKLSEAHKLLLEAEKRDTFMATVVTANHKIKQPLTLLSLSSTAIKRELEKDEISKEMILKRMNYIDIAIKEITEVLNQLNEIRTPVLSKYTSNIKMVKLDEDQIDEGKDVLE; encoded by the coding sequence ATGAAAAGAATTTTAGTAATTGATGATTTACCAGAAAATGTTTTTATGCTTCAGGACCGATTGGAGCATGAAGGTTATGAAGTAATAACCGCATACAATGGTTCAACAGGTATTGAAAAAGCATTGACAGAATTACCTGATTTAATTTTGCTTGATGTTATGATGCCTGATATTACCGGCATTGAAGTTTGTCGCAGACTTGTAAATGATCCTGCAACCAAAGATATTCCAATAATTCTTGTAACAGCTAAGTCCGGCGCTGAAGATACAAAAGAAGGACTTGAAGCCGGAGCTTTTGATTATATTAAAAAACCATTTAACAGAGTTGAACTTCTTGCAAGAGTTAAATCTGCTTTGAAATTATCTGAAGCACACAAGCTTCTGCTTGAGGCAGAGAAGCGAGATACTTTTATGGCTACTGTTGTAACTGCAAATCATAAAATCAAACAACCACTGACATTATTAAGCTTATCATCAACTGCGATAAAAAGAGAATTAGAGAAAGATGAAATTTCCAAAGAGATGATTTTAAAGCGAATGAATTATATCGATATTGCAATCAAAGAAATTACGGAAGTATTAAATCAACTTAATGAAATAAGAACACCTGTTCTTTCGAAGTATACTTCTAATATTAAAATGGTTAAACTGGATGAAGATCAGATAGATGAAGGCAAGGATGTTTTAGAGTAA
- a CDS encoding ATP-binding protein, translating to MSDDLLRRINAADLFEIQNTGIALADKNFKVTWFNKSFKKTAGTGRIKGISLSSLFNITLPNENEVISGSKSIVVPLPSYGKNLIITPISQAKKNNEGAFFVELYPLSDYSGDVQNDQIIQNLKFQKELQEILVLLLKEKSVELISEEVLSRLYNITKSDFGIVVLYERDDKRHYIYFDPQNVISSKEEIEKVLSYNSSFITKWLDINRRPLLALNHQNNIGYGIVQSLNCESVCIAPCYFDNVLESEIILGKLNSTFSSSHISIVEQFATILSFAISNIKTRELNQALESRLLQAQKLETIGKLSSGMAHDFNNLLSSIFGSLNLLRSRVPASESVTRLIDNIENCSVRAKDLTKGLLSFGKPTPKRKEIVYPNLLLNELIKVIIQTFPKNITIEEKIENNLHSILGNSTEIYQILLNLCVNAREAIEGKGKITISAENILIDEKNSINFPLLDKGKYVKLSVSDTGVGIDEENLSKIFDPYFSTKQKETGSGLGLYVTYGIIKAHNGHVDVSSKVGEGTTFDVYIPAFEPNKIDKTKSGNKIIMLADDEEMLSDILGEMLETYGYYVVKVKSSEEVIQVLTEEIKVDLLIIDYNMPEMNGLECVSELRKRNFNMPVILSSGSLSFDDEELKKVNIQSKLLKPYEFETMLKTIQELL from the coding sequence ATGTCTGATGATTTGTTAAGAAGAATTAATGCAGCTGATTTATTTGAAATTCAGAATACAGGAATTGCATTAGCTGATAAAAACTTTAAAGTTACCTGGTTCAATAAAAGCTTTAAAAAGACTGCTGGCACCGGAAGGATAAAAGGAATTTCGCTCAGCAGTCTTTTTAATATAACATTACCTAATGAGAACGAAGTAATTTCGGGTTCCAAATCAATAGTTGTTCCTCTACCTTCTTACGGAAAAAATTTAATCATCACTCCAATATCTCAGGCAAAAAAAAATAATGAAGGGGCTTTCTTTGTAGAACTTTATCCTCTGTCAGATTACAGCGGTGATGTTCAAAATGACCAAATAATTCAGAATCTGAAGTTCCAGAAAGAGCTTCAGGAAATTTTAGTGTTACTTCTTAAAGAAAAATCAGTTGAATTAATTTCAGAGGAAGTTTTATCGAGATTATACAACATTACCAAGAGTGATTTTGGTATTGTCGTGCTTTATGAAAGAGATGATAAGCGTCATTACATTTATTTTGATCCTCAGAATGTAATTTCATCGAAAGAAGAAATTGAAAAAGTTTTAAGTTACAATTCTTCTTTTATTACAAAATGGCTCGATATAAACAGAAGACCTTTACTCGCATTAAATCATCAAAATAATATTGGTTATGGAATTGTTCAGTCGTTGAATTGTGAATCAGTTTGCATTGCTCCCTGCTATTTTGATAATGTTCTTGAGTCTGAAATAATTCTTGGAAAATTAAACAGTACTTTCTCGTCATCCCACATAAGTATAGTTGAACAATTCGCTACGATACTATCATTTGCAATAAGTAACATCAAGACACGTGAATTAAATCAGGCATTGGAATCAAGATTATTGCAGGCACAAAAACTTGAAACAATCGGGAAACTTTCAAGCGGAATGGCTCATGATTTTAATAATCTTTTATCAAGCATCTTCGGTAGCTTGAATCTTCTGAGAAGCAGAGTGCCTGCATCTGAATCTGTAACAAGATTAATCGATAATATTGAGAACTGCTCCGTTCGTGCTAAAGATCTTACAAAAGGATTATTATCATTTGGAAAACCAACACCCAAGCGAAAAGAAATTGTTTATCCAAATCTTTTACTAAACGAATTAATAAAAGTTATTATTCAAACATTTCCAAAGAATATTACTATTGAAGAAAAAATTGAAAATAATCTTCATAGCATTTTAGGAAACAGCACTGAAATTTATCAGATACTTCTTAATCTTTGTGTTAATGCAAGAGAAGCAATTGAAGGTAAAGGCAAGATTACTATTTCAGCAGAAAATATTCTTATTGATGAAAAGAATTCAATCAACTTCCCTCTTCTTGATAAAGGTAAATATGTTAAGCTTTCTGTAAGTGATACAGGCGTTGGGATTGACGAAGAAAATCTTTCAAAAATTTTTGATCCTTACTTTTCAACAAAGCAAAAAGAAACCGGCTCAGGGTTGGGCTTATATGTTACTTACGGAATAATAAAAGCACACAATGGTCATGTTGATGTTTCAAGCAAAGTTGGTGAAGGGACAACATTCGATGTTTACATTCCTGCTTTCGAGCCAAATAAAATTGATAAAACCAAATCAGGAAATAAAATAATAATGCTCGCTGACGATGAAGAAATGTTGAGTGACATCCTTGGTGAGATGCTTGAAACTTATGGTTACTATGTTGTTAAAGTAAAATCATCCGAAGAAGTGATTCAGGTTCTGACTGAAGAAATAAAAGTTGATTTACTTATAATTGACTATAACATGCCTGAAATGAACGGTCTTGAATGCGTGTCTGAATTAAGGAAAAGAAATTTTAATATGCCGGTAATTCTGTCTTCAGGAAGTTTAAGTTTTGATGATGAAGAATTAAAGAAAGTAAATATCCAAAGTAAACTTTTGAAACCTTATGAATTCGAAACTATGTTAAAGACAATTCAGGAACTGCTCTAA
- a CDS encoding DUF5694 domain-containing protein, whose product MKAKLILLIVSFSVLFFGCLKEMPDKELTVSIESEDPIKNLQKLTPDEFKSNVLILGVPPLNVLRKDFSPALLDSLIFVLKKFNPSLICIDGISPKEIEAFQHLDDYHSKLVSSLAPKEIKLAELVRKKYKISYSKAADEVDSLLKKDYSQISFDDRLELIKNLIAAYDIYSASLQWSYFTKEEKSRAEIEPSIKDELENLVNSNDENSSIGIRLARQLKIQKIYPINDYSDKFYLDKISDKLYEEMLISEVYLNSRKDVLDFQTDRTLKEGLAKKNLLPFFKHINSLDYLINSSNKNWGIYYKMFLDSGLDRTRVALWEMKCLRIAANIREISSFYPGKNVLVIIDVSAKPFLEEYLSSMGDVIVSSLDKIN is encoded by the coding sequence ATGAAAGCCAAATTGATTTTGCTTATTGTCTCCTTTTCTGTTTTATTTTTTGGTTGTTTGAAAGAAATGCCTGATAAAGAACTAACCGTTTCAATTGAGAGTGAAGATCCCATTAAAAACTTACAGAAGCTTACACCTGATGAATTTAAATCCAATGTTCTGATACTTGGTGTTCCACCTTTGAATGTACTTAGGAAAGATTTTTCTCCAGCTTTACTTGATAGTTTGATTTTTGTACTAAAAAAATTCAATCCATCCTTAATTTGTATTGATGGAATATCACCCAAAGAAATAGAAGCATTTCAACATCTTGATGATTATCATTCAAAGCTTGTGAGTTCGCTTGCTCCTAAAGAAATTAAATTAGCTGAATTAGTAAGAAAAAAATATAAAATCAGTTACTCTAAAGCTGCTGATGAAGTTGATTCTTTGCTAAAAAAAGATTATTCACAAATTTCGTTTGATGATCGCTTGGAATTAATAAAAAATTTAATTGCTGCTTATGATATTTACAGTGCTTCGCTTCAATGGAGTTATTTTACAAAGGAAGAAAAATCCAGAGCTGAAATTGAACCATCAATAAAAGACGAGCTGGAAAATCTTGTAAACTCTAATGATGAAAATAGTTCAATTGGAATTCGGCTTGCCAGGCAATTGAAAATTCAAAAAATTTATCCGATTAATGATTACTCGGATAAATTTTATCTTGATAAAATTTCCGACAAACTTTATGAAGAAATGTTGATTAGTGAGGTTTATCTGAATTCACGAAAAGATGTTTTAGATTTTCAAACAGACAGAACACTAAAAGAAGGTTTGGCAAAGAAAAATCTTCTTCCATTTTTCAAACATATAAACTCATTAGATTATCTGATAAATTCATCAAATAAAAATTGGGGAATCTATTATAAAATGTTTCTTGATTCCGGTTTAGACAGAACAAGAGTTGCCCTTTGGGAAATGAAGTGTCTGAGAATTGCAGCAAACATCAGAGAGATAAGTTCATTCTATCCGGGCAAAAATGTTTTGGTAATAATTGATGTTTCTGCAAAACCTTTTCTTGAAGAATACTTAAGTTCAATGGGTGATGTGATTGTATCAAGTCTGGATAAGATTAATTAA
- a CDS encoding LapA family protein, producing the protein MKAKVIITLILVAIFIVFVIQNIEVINIHFLFFSFPISQVLLMFLVFAIGVIVGMMLPGLLSNKNKKSEVSDK; encoded by the coding sequence ATGAAAGCTAAAGTAATCATCACATTAATTCTTGTTGCAATATTTATTGTGTTTGTTATTCAAAATATTGAAGTAATAAATATTCACTTTTTGTTTTTCTCATTCCCTATATCGCAGGTACTGCTGATGTTTCTTGTTTTTGCTATCGGAGTAATTGTGGGAATGATGTTACCCGGTTTGCTTTCTAACAAAAATAAAAAAAGTGAGGTTTCTGATAAATGA
- a CDS encoding cation diffusion facilitator family transporter, producing the protein MSLKKKKILTTNNSFEAANKGIRTTILGIITSILLAAIKAIAGIMGNSYALVADAIESASDVFTSIIVLAGLRIAQLPPDQKHPYGHGKAEPFAGIVVAIALFVAAIIIITQSIHEIITPHHAPAPFTLIVLVVVVLTKELLFRYIIKVGTDVNSVAVKNDAWHHRSDAITSGAAFIGISIALIGGEGYEQADDFAALFASGVIIFNAYRLLRPALDEIMDAAPSKEINQEIINATNSVDGVIATDKCYVRKMGLDYFIDIHIIVDGNLTVHDGHEIAHNVKDYLKSTFPQISNVLVHVEPATEERLSRDHIIEQTKNKSS; encoded by the coding sequence ATGTCATTAAAGAAGAAAAAAATATTAACCACTAATAATTCCTTCGAAGCAGCTAATAAAGGAATTCGTACCACGATACTCGGAATTATCACAAGCATTTTGCTTGCAGCAATTAAAGCAATTGCAGGCATAATGGGAAATTCATATGCACTTGTTGCTGATGCTATCGAATCTGCTTCTGATGTTTTCACTTCAATTATAGTTTTAGCCGGATTAAGGATTGCCCAATTACCTCCTGATCAGAAGCACCCGTATGGACACGGAAAAGCAGAACCTTTTGCAGGAATAGTTGTTGCAATTGCCTTGTTTGTTGCTGCAATTATAATAATCACACAAAGCATTCACGAAATAATAACTCCACATCATGCACCGGCACCATTTACTTTAATAGTGTTGGTTGTTGTTGTTCTGACAAAAGAACTTCTTTTCAGATACATCATTAAAGTTGGAACTGATGTAAACAGCGTTGCAGTTAAAAACGATGCCTGGCATCATCGGAGTGATGCTATAACTTCCGGTGCTGCATTCATTGGAATTTCAATTGCTTTAATAGGTGGTGAGGGTTATGAACAAGCTGATGATTTCGCGGCTTTGTTTGCTTCCGGAGTTATAATTTTTAACGCTTATCGGTTACTAAGGCCTGCACTTGATGAAATTATGGATGCAGCACCTTCTAAAGAAATCAATCAGGAGATTATTAATGCAACAAACTCAGTTGATGGAGTGATTGCTACTGATAAATGCTATGTAAGAAAAATGGGACTTGACTATTTTATTGATATTCACATAATCGTTGATGGTAATCTTACAGTACACGATGGTCATGAAATTGCCCACAATGTGAAGGATTATCTTAAGAGTACCTTTCCACAGATTTCAAATGTTCTGGTTCATGTAGAACCTGCTACCGAAGAAAGATTAAGCAGAGATCATATAATTGAACAGACAAAAAATAAGTCAAGCTGA
- the lpxA gene encoding acyl-ACP--UDP-N-acetylglucosamine O-acyltransferase encodes MNSIHPTAIVSPKAKIGDNNKIGPFAIIQDDVEIGNDCEIGPHAVIYDGARIGNKVKIKQSASIAHVPQDLKFGNEESVFIIGDNTVIHEFVTLHRGTKETKMSRIGKNCLLMAYSHVAHDCEIGDNVILANGVQIAGHVHIEDYAIIGGMTPVHQFCKVGCHAMVGGGLRAVQDVPPYILCGDLPLRFAGLNVIGLRRRGFATQDIEALKKAYNYIYDKSLNVSQALKKIEEELIDNKHVQHVVEFIRSSKRGIIGK; translated from the coding sequence ATGAATTCTATTCATCCAACCGCGATTGTAAGCCCCAAAGCAAAAATTGGTGATAATAATAAAATCGGTCCGTTCGCAATTATTCAGGATGATGTTGAAATCGGAAATGATTGTGAAATTGGTCCTCACGCTGTTATTTATGATGGTGCAAGAATCGGGAACAAAGTTAAGATTAAACAATCTGCTTCAATCGCACATGTTCCTCAGGATTTAAAATTTGGTAATGAAGAATCTGTATTCATAATTGGTGATAATACAGTGATTCATGAGTTCGTTACTCTTCACAGAGGAACAAAAGAAACAAAGATGTCTCGAATAGGAAAAAATTGTTTGCTGATGGCTTATTCACATGTTGCCCACGATTGCGAAATAGGTGATAATGTTATTTTGGCAAATGGAGTTCAGATTGCCGGACATGTTCATATCGAAGATTATGCTATCATTGGTGGAATGACACCAGTTCATCAGTTTTGTAAAGTTGGTTGTCACGCGATGGTTGGCGGAGGTTTGCGCGCTGTTCAGGATGTTCCACCTTATATTCTTTGCGGAGATTTACCACTTCGGTTTGCAGGATTAAATGTTATAGGATTGCGTCGTCGTGGTTTTGCAACTCAGGATATCGAAGCACTGAAGAAGGCTTATAATTATATTTATGACAAATCATTAAATGTATCGCAGGCATTAAAGAAAATTGAAGAGGAATTAATTGATAACAAACATGTTCAGCATGTTGTTGAATTTATCCGCTCGAGTAAGCGAGGAATTATTGGCAAATGA
- a CDS encoding sigma-54 dependent transcriptional regulator encodes MTELAKNSKILVCDDEEALCYLLKEQLIEEGFNVDAVYDGKYAIDAIKQKNYDVVLLDLNMREVQGEEVLKFIKDEYPSIEVIILSSQTEMKKAIQCIKAGAYDYIPKPHDPEELVLTINRALEHKNLLLKTEILEKEFLKKHPVNIIGSSKALHRVLTLANKAAMSDSNILIEGETGTGKELFAEYIHKQSARKDKPFVAINCASLPDQLIESELFGHEKGAFTDAKSTKQGLVEIAHGGTLFLDEIGELSLSLQPKLLRFLENGEYRRIGGVTNLTSNVRVIGATNRNLLEEAENRNFRKDLLFRLNVITLTIPPLRERREDIIPLANYFLESKSPIKSPKRLSPEAAELLMNYDFTGNVRELEHIIERAIIFADGDVIKAEDLNLPTSRSGVVARGKGQVEIPSDILSMEELEKWHIENVLNANKWDRTQTAMQLGISPKTLYTKIKKYELKQN; translated from the coding sequence ATGACAGAACTGGCAAAAAATTCTAAAATTCTCGTTTGTGATGACGAGGAAGCTTTATGTTACCTTCTTAAAGAGCAGCTTATCGAAGAAGGTTTTAATGTTGACGCCGTTTATGACGGCAAATATGCAATCGATGCAATTAAGCAAAAAAATTACGATGTTGTTCTTCTTGACCTTAATATGAGAGAGGTTCAGGGTGAAGAAGTATTGAAATTTATAAAAGATGAATATCCTTCGATAGAAGTAATAATACTTTCTTCACAAACGGAAATGAAGAAAGCCATTCAATGTATCAAAGCAGGTGCTTATGATTATATTCCGAAACCGCATGACCCCGAGGAATTAGTTTTAACAATCAACCGTGCGCTTGAACACAAAAATCTTCTTTTAAAGACCGAAATTTTAGAAAAAGAATTCCTTAAAAAACATCCTGTTAATATTATCGGTTCAAGTAAAGCTTTACACCGTGTTTTGACTTTGGCAAATAAAGCGGCAATGTCTGATTCAAATATTTTGATTGAAGGCGAAACAGGCACTGGTAAAGAATTATTTGCAGAATATATTCATAAGCAATCTGCACGAAAAGATAAACCATTTGTGGCAATCAACTGTGCATCATTGCCAGATCAGTTGATTGAAAGCGAATTATTCGGACATGAAAAAGGTGCTTTCACAGATGCAAAATCTACAAAGCAAGGTCTTGTTGAAATTGCTCACGGCGGAACTTTGTTTCTCGATGAAATTGGTGAACTTAGTTTATCACTTCAACCGAAACTTTTAAGATTTCTTGAAAATGGTGAATACAGAAGAATTGGTGGAGTAACAAATCTGACTTCAAATGTGAGAGTTATTGGGGCTACAAACAGAAATCTTTTGGAAGAAGCTGAAAACAGAAATTTCAGAAAAGATCTTCTTTTCAGACTGAATGTAATAACTTTAACTATTCCACCATTAAGAGAAAGAAGAGAAGACATAATTCCGCTTGCAAATTATTTTCTTGAATCAAAATCACCAATAAAGTCACCAAAGAGACTTTCACCTGAGGCAGCAGAGTTGTTAATGAATTATGATTTTACTGGAAATGTCAGAGAACTTGAACACATAATTGAAAGAGCAATTATTTTTGCAGATGGTGATGTAATCAAAGCGGAAGATTTAAATCTGCCAACTTCAAGAAGTGGCGTTGTTGCAAGAGGTAAAGGTCAGGTTGAAATTCCATCCGATATTTTAAGTATGGAAGAACTTGAAAAGTGGCATATTGAAAATGTTCTGAATGCAAACAAATGGGACAGAACACAAACCGCAATGCAACTTGGTATCAGTCCGAAGACTCTTTACACTAAAATTAAAAAATACGAACTCAAGCAGAATTGA
- a CDS encoding bifunctional UDP-3-O-[3-hydroxymyristoyl] N-acetylglucosamine deacetylase/3-hydroxyacyl-ACP dehydratase, with amino-acid sequence MIQTQRTIANPVSMSGIGLHTGTECTMTFKPAAENTGIRFVRVDLGGNPEIPAVAEHVVDVSRGTTIGIGEAKVHTVEHVLAAIVGLQIDNIIIELDGIEPPVGDGSALPYVEVLQKAGFVQQEAPKDYLVIDETVMYHNEEKQIDIVALPLDGYRITVMVDYQNPALGSQHTGLFDLEKEFVTEFAPARTFCFLSEVEALANQGLIKGGDLDNAVVIVDHNLNDNELKELGKKIGITENFVLGEKGILNNKELRFKNEPVRHKLLDLMGDLALIGAPIKAQILAARPGHKANVEFAKQIRKLYQQKKLVKKFQFVKKEGVVFDSNAIQRILPHRYPFLLVDKIIHLDMDKKVIGVKSVTVNEPFFVGHFPGQPIMPGVLILEAMAQTGGILLLNSFPNPEEKLVYFMQINNAKFRKPVVPGDQLFMEVELTQKKSKVVMMAARSYVNDVLVAEAEFMAGIVDREQKTEE; translated from the coding sequence ATGATTCAAACACAAAGAACAATTGCTAATCCAGTATCGATGAGTGGAATCGGACTTCATACAGGTACTGAATGCACGATGACTTTTAAACCTGCAGCAGAAAATACCGGAATCAGATTTGTAAGAGTTGATTTGGGAGGTAATCCGGAAATTCCTGCTGTTGCTGAACATGTCGTTGATGTTTCGAGAGGTACTACAATCGGAATTGGTGAAGCTAAAGTTCATACAGTAGAACATGTTTTAGCTGCAATCGTAGGATTACAAATTGATAACATCATAATTGAGCTCGATGGAATTGAACCGCCGGTTGGTGATGGAAGTGCTTTACCTTATGTAGAGGTTCTGCAGAAAGCAGGATTCGTTCAGCAGGAAGCACCAAAAGATTATCTTGTGATTGATGAAACTGTAATGTATCACAATGAAGAAAAACAAATTGATATTGTTGCACTTCCGCTTGATGGTTACAGAATTACTGTAATGGTTGATTATCAGAATCCGGCTTTGGGCAGTCAGCATACTGGTTTATTTGATCTTGAAAAAGAATTCGTAACAGAGTTTGCACCTGCAAGAACATTTTGTTTTCTAAGTGAAGTAGAAGCACTTGCAAATCAGGGCTTGATTAAAGGTGGTGATTTGGATAATGCTGTTGTAATTGTAGATCATAATTTAAATGATAATGAACTGAAAGAACTTGGTAAGAAAATCGGAATAACTGAAAATTTTGTTTTAGGTGAAAAAGGAATTCTGAACAATAAAGAATTAAGATTTAAGAATGAACCAGTAAGGCATAAACTTCTTGATTTAATGGGTGATTTGGCATTGATTGGTGCACCAATTAAAGCTCAGATACTTGCGGCTCGTCCTGGTCACAAAGCAAATGTTGAGTTTGCAAAACAGATAAGAAAACTTTATCAACAGAAAAAACTTGTAAAGAAATTTCAATTTGTAAAGAAAGAAGGAGTTGTTTTCGATTCGAATGCAATTCAGAGAATTCTTCCGCATCGTTATCCATTTCTTTTGGTTGATAAGATAATTCATCTCGATATGGATAAAAAAGTAATTGGTGTAAAATCAGTTACTGTAAATGAACCTTTCTTCGTTGGTCATTTCCCTGGTCAACCGATAATGCCCGGAGTATTGATACTCGAAGCAATGGCTCAAACAGGTGGAATACTTCTTCTCAACTCATTTCCAAATCCGGAAGAAAAATTAGTTTACTTTATGCAGATAAATAATGCCAAATTCAGAAAACCTGTTGTTCCCGGTGATCAGCTTTTTATGGAAGTCGAATTAACTCAGAAGAAAAGTAAAGTTGTGATGATGGCTGCTCGTTCTTATGTTAATGATGTTCTCGTTGCTGAAGCTGAATTTATGGCTGGTATTGTAGATAGAGAACAAAAAACCGAAGAGTAA
- a CDS encoding H-type lectin domain-containing protein produces MKNLLSLTAILTLFFLINTSAQVQSGTWSVKEGQAGYNLHTNQGERAMTISVRFPTPFENKPKVALSVTQIDADKNANQRYNVEAISISRDGFTIKIRTWADSKVFSISGYWIAHE; encoded by the coding sequence ATGAAAAATTTATTATCTCTTACGGCAATCCTGACTTTATTTTTTCTTATCAATACTTCGGCACAGGTGCAATCAGGTACCTGGTCAGTAAAAGAAGGTCAGGCAGGATATAATCTTCATACCAATCAGGGTGAACGAGCAATGACAATAAGCGTACGCTTTCCAACACCATTCGAGAATAAACCAAAAGTTGCGTTGTCAGTTACCCAGATTGATGCTGATAAAAATGCAAATCAAAGATATAATGTTGAAGCAATTTCCATTTCGAGAGATGGTTTTACAATTAAAATAAGAACCTGGGCAGATTCAAAAGTATTCAGTATCAGCGGCTATTGGATAGCTCACGAATAA
- a CDS encoding Crp/Fnr family transcriptional regulator encodes MNRQKISQAELLNALPFLEGYSKAGAEEFLSQSVYSRIPKGKIISTEGDSCSNFSFVLNGSIKVYKIADNGREITLYYLNKGDSCILTASCILSKKKFPAISQAEVDTEVLTIPAEILLEWVDKYEHWRSYVFGLLSNRLADIITIVEEIIFRNVDKRLVNYLLKNAKPGHKEILKTHYAIASDIGTSREVVSRLLKEFEDSNLITLSRKSITILDSKALEEKLKK; translated from the coding sequence TTGAACAGACAAAAAATAAGTCAAGCTGAATTACTCAATGCCTTGCCTTTTCTGGAAGGTTATAGTAAAGCCGGAGCAGAGGAATTTCTTTCTCAATCGGTTTACAGCCGAATTCCAAAAGGGAAGATAATTTCAACAGAAGGAGATAGTTGTTCAAATTTTTCTTTTGTTCTGAATGGCTCAATAAAAGTTTATAAAATTGCAGATAACGGAAGGGAAATTACACTTTACTATTTGAACAAAGGTGATTCGTGTATTCTTACAGCTTCCTGCATCTTATCAAAGAAAAAATTTCCTGCAATTTCTCAGGCAGAAGTTGACACCGAAGTTTTAACAATTCCAGCTGAAATTTTATTGGAATGGGTTGATAAATATGAGCATTGGCGCTCTTATGTTTTTGGTTTATTAAGTAACAGACTTGCTGATATAATCACAATTGTTGAAGAAATAATTTTCAGAAATGTTGATAAACGACTTGTTAATTATCTTCTTAAAAATGCCAAACCTGGTCATAAAGAAATTCTGAAAACACATTATGCAATTGCGAGCGATATTGGCACATCAAGAGAAGTTGTGAGTAGATTATTGAAAGAATTTGAAGATTCGAACCTGATTACTCTTTCCCGGAAAAGTATCACAATTCTTGATTCAAAAGCCCTCGAAGAAAAACTAAAAAAATAA
- a CDS encoding DUF2892 domain-containing protein: MTANVGSADKIIRIVLGLAIIVIGYLNESWWGLVGLVPLITAFMGFCPAYSLLGVSTKAKVPTEKMKV; the protein is encoded by the coding sequence ATGACTGCTAATGTTGGAAGCGCTGATAAAATTATCCGAATTGTTCTTGGTCTTGCAATTATTGTAATCGGATATCTTAATGAAAGTTGGTGGGGATTAGTAGGACTTGTTCCATTGATAACTGCATTTATGGGCTTCTGTCCTGCATATTCTCTGTTGGGAGTTTCAACTAAAGCCAAAGTCCCGACTGAGAAAATGAAAGTGTAA